DNA sequence from the Falco peregrinus isolate bFalPer1 chromosome 1, bFalPer1.pri, whole genome shotgun sequence genome:
CGCTGGCCCCCGTCTCTGCCCTGCCCAGGAGGCTCGAAACCCACTTGTCCTTCCCAGCCTCGCCCGGGGTCTTCACTCGGCGCCGGGGGTCCCAGGGAGGTCCCCACCGCCCTCAGTTTGTGTACACCTGAGTCCCAATCACACGCATGATCTCCTTCTGGATTTTGGGGTCCTGAGTATTGATGTTGGCATCTCCCACTTGGCCATCTTCGTACCTggaaggggagaaaggggggtgagggggtgtcCCAGGGGTGTCCCATGGGTGTCCCACGGGTGCTGGCCAGGTGGGTGCAGCCTGGGACTCACACAAAGAAGAAGCGGGTGCAGACATGGTCCGAGACGGGGCAGACCCAGATGTTGCCGTGTTTCTGCAGGTCCTTGGAGGTGATGACTgccaggggaaggggctgtcggacgggggacagggacagaggtccctgctgggggcagcctgtggtgggcaccctccctccctcctccttccccctaCCCGGTGAGCCAGGGATGCAGGTGCTGCCTgtcctcccccccccgccactGTCGCCCCGCCACACGTCCCCGCACCTTCGCAAAGTGCGATGCAGTTCAGGTTGCGGCTCTGGAGGAAGCGGGACTGGATGGAGCGGGTCTGCGGGGAGAGCAGCCGTCATTACCTTTCCTGGCCAGGGTCGGCAcaccccatccccagcacccatgggtgccatgtccccagccccaccctCTCAAGGTGTCCCCCGGCCCGTCACCTGGGGGATGGTGTTCATCCGGTTGTACCGCTGCACCAGCTCGTCCTTGGAAGGCATCCGGTGCTGccctttccccatccctgtgGAGAAGCAAAGCGGTGGCCGTCACTCCTGGGCAGAGAGCACCCTGGGGTGATGCAGGGACACATGCCACAGACGGGGACGGTCACGCTGTGTGCTCTCGCCCTGTGGCTGAACCCTGGGAACCCCCCAGAAGTAGGCACAGCGGTTTTTGGAGCCTAGAAAATGTAGGGGGGTTTAATTCCCTGGCGCATTGGAAAGCCCCAACCGGGCTGGGAAGAGGCTGGTGCAGGTGGGAAGGATGCGGGATGCTGCCCACTCCCGCACGGCTCCTCTGGCTGGCACGATGCCGAACGTCCCCGGGCCCATGCAGGGATTGGGAtgggagcacaggcaggactgggcagcgcaggcagcctCTTACCTGAGTATCCAAAGGAAATACTGGAGATGGGGCTCAGATAGATGCCCTTGCCATAGGCTGCTCCATGCAGCTTGCAGGAAAACACCAGGGTGAGCGACACAGGGTCACTCCGACAGCTTGGGTACGGTGGCAGTGGTGGCGGCAGCCCAGCCTCGGCAGGCAGCgcacccccagctgcctgcccccctggctgcccccctccctgcccgcctgcctgcccggggcaggggccagGCCCAGGGCAGCGTTACCTGCAGTTTGGTGTAGGAAGCGTTGACCAGCCCATTGCGGAGGATGGAGTGCCAGTTCTCAATGTGAGAGCCACTGGAAAAAGCCAGCCCCATGTcagcctgccccacagcagcctgccccacaACGCCCGCCTGGGGAGCTCCCACAGCCCTCCCAGCAACTCACTGGAAAGCAAAGGTGCTGCCATAGAGTTTCTTGGCAGTGCGGAACCGGGCTTCCTTGGCCGGGGGGCTGCTGAGCAGGAGGAACTGGTGGGAGGTGTGCATGAACTTCAGCTGCTAccaggggaaagggaagagcaaagGCGGCACCGGCAGGGAGcgaggacagacagacagacagagagagagagagatcatGCACGGCAGCCTGGTCCCGTGCCCAGCCCTGCTTTGGCCATCCTGAGCTTGCCAGGAGGGCCTGTGGCGTTCCCTGTCTCCTGTCCCCCATCCCCCATCCCATGTCAAATACCCTCTGCCCTACACCCCACACCTGCCCCCCAATCTCACAGGCTGCAGGCCCCATCCCAAAGGCTGCATCCTAGAGCCCACACCCTCACATCACCCACCCCACATCCTTATGTCCCTAATCCTCCATCGCACATCCTACAGCCCACAACCCACACCCTGTATCCTACAttgtgtagaggaatgaagctgggttaattatcattgataacatacagctgtgggctggcttcaggggcggtgcCTTGGCTGATGCAGATaaagtgcagctgtggctggttctgtgaggaggctgggcagccaaggaagagagaggaggaagaagcaagaagagggagggagggagggagagagtgCAAGCATGCAAGCATGCCCTGGATgagaggagaaggcaggagagggacTGGTATGAAGAATGTGTTGGTaggagatggtaaaagaccttgttgcagcttgatagtttggagagtgctgtgacaacaTTGCACATCTCATATCCTACAGACTGCATCCTATAGCCTGTACCCTGCATCTGTATCTTATATCCCACCTCCCATATCGTATGTCTTGCATGCCATACCCTGCATCCTGCATGCTATAACCTATGTCTCACACCCTATAGACTGCCCCCTGCATCTTGCCTCTTACATCCCACGTCCCACACCCCATATCCCACATTCCAtaccctctgccctgcctgctgcacctGCACCCCACCTGGAGCCCAGCCAGGCCCCTTACCCTGCTGAGAGGCAGCTTGACGATGTGGGATCTGTTGCTGGAGATTATCCTTggaaagaggagggagaggagaaggaaggtcAGACAGGCTGGTCCCATGCTCCTCTGGgagtggggctgagctgggagctgcaccAGAACCCACCCCAAGGCCGGTAGATGGTTGCAATCCCATGGGAGAAAAGGGCTGAGGATGCCTGGTTGCCTCCTACCCCATCCTGTCCCGGGGGACatggggcagcaggcaggaataTGGGGCAGTGGGATGAGGTCACACCACCCTTGGCCTTACCACTGCAGGAGGGGATGGGCCAGGGGGTCTAGCTTGTCCATCTGCTTCTTGATCTCCAGGTAGGACCCCTGGCAGAGGCAAGAAGGGGTGTGGGtgcctcccccagcacccacccaaCCACGGGCAGATGGTAACCAGCAACAAAATGCCACCCCTGGTGAAGGATCTCATGCTGGAGGGGTCTCACGTGGGGCCATGCTGGTGTACCTGTGTCATCTCCCGGATGGACATCACGCTGTCCAAAGCCTTCTGCAGCCGCTCATAGTTCTTCTTCTGCACACggagcagcagagaggcatCAGAGAGGTCCTcggggctcccccagccccatcacCCCCCAGCATCTGGGAGCGTTGTCCCCCCAGTGCTTACCTTGGGGTTGAAGGCAAGTGTTTTGGGGTCGTTGGGGTCCACCACGGAAGGGTAAGGCTCAAAGATGATGCTCTTGCGAGGGGACTCCAGGGCGGCACGGCACATGGCCACCAGCAGGTCCACCACCTTGGGGACAGAGTGTGGGGGTGAAGGGACAACCCTGAGGTGATGGTGTGGTCACCTGTGGTGTGCACCCCTACCTCAGCACCCGTGGCCACCTCCTCTGCCGCGCCGGACATAACGCCCAGGGTGTAGAAGGAGAAGACGCAGAGCTCCCGGGTGCACACCGCTGGCTGTGGAGGTGACAGGAGCCGTGGGGAGGGTCAGGGACAGTGACATGGGCCAAGAGCCCACACCTGCCTTGTCCCCATCACTGCACCTTGAGCATGGAGCCGTTCTGGAAAACATGCTGCTCATCGCACACCACGCAGTACTCATTGAGCGTTGGGATCCGCTGCTCCGCGTACTTCATGATCTGAGGGGGAGGACGGTGGGAGTCAGCCACCATGGCGGCTCCGGGCAGCGGGATGGGGCTAGGTGGGGTGTGGGGCAGCAGAGAGGATGCTCctggcagtgggatggggatAAATGGGATGTGAGACAGTGGGAAGAATGCTCCAGGAAGCAGGATGGGGCTCAGCAGgacacagggcagcagggaggttCTCCGGCAGTGGGACAGGGCTGAGCGGGATGCAGGACCCTCACCTGGACGAGGAAGCCGTACTCCAGCGTAGGAACATTCTTGCAGTGGCCGCCGACCTGCGACGGAGCCGGAGCGGAGCCAGCTGCGTTATCCCCTTCCCCCCATGCACCCCCACCTCCACACAGCACCGGCAATCCCAACCCCgacccctggcacagcaggacccACGATGCACCAGCACCCTCCTGGGGCCACAGCTGCAGCCGGGCCGCAGCACCGAGGGGGAGGTAACACCCCGCAGGACCCCATGGCTGGTGCGCCAGCTTGCCCATGagcacccaagggtgctggggACAAGGTGCAGGGGAGAAACCCTGCACCCACAACCCAAGGATGTCCCACCACCCCATGGCAAGTGATCTGACCCTGGAACTGCCCCCCGGAatctgggaagggaaaggagaggaaagcaaacCCCGAGGCGGGGAGGCACCCACCAGGATGTTGAAGGGGGCGACAcctgcctgggtgctggggggtgggtaGCCGAAAACTTCCACCTTGGGGTTCTTCACCATACAGGAGACGGAACGGTTCATCAGGCGGTTGACACGAGCCTCGGGGATGCCCAGTTTGCCCTTCAGCACTGAATCCTGGATGACAGGGAAGCTGGGAGACCTGCAGGCACGGAATCCCCCTGAGCTCCCCAGCGTGTCACTGTCCCCTACTTCTCCATCAGCTGGTTCTGAAATCAGCCTTCGGCTGGTTTTTGGGAGCAACCTCCACCTCCTCGGGCTTTGGTAGGGAGCAGCAGCATTCGAGGGGTgagtggggaaactgaggcatggtGCCAGGTCCCCAGCCACCCAAGGGTGAGGGGACAGAGGTCCCTTGGGGACACTGTCAGGGCCTTACTTGGGAATGGGGGAGAAGATGCTGAGGCCAGCGCGAAACTTCTTGATGGTGCCGCTTGTCTTGAACCAACTGTGCCGCTTCTCCTGCTGGGTCTTCAGGAAATCGTTGCTAAGATGTTTCCATTGCTGAGATGTGAACATGCCCAGGATCCTGGCAAAGAGGTGGTATGGGTGCCTGAGCAGGCTGCCGGCACCCATGGGTGCTTCGGTGCCCACTGAGCCTGGTGCTTGGGTGGTCCGTGCcacccagctcctctgcttccccaCCCAAAGCCAGCGGTGAGCCCATCATGGGGCTGCGTGGCAGATAAAATGTGGTGGCATGGGGACATGTGGCACCTTGCTGGTTTTTGGTCAAAATAGTGACACTGTGGACCACCCTGCCGACCACCCTTGCCCTGGGGATGCCCATTGCATTTTGGCTCTTACTTCTTCAGCTGCAGACCCAGCCCAAAGCCCTCCTTGTTGGATGGCTGGAAAACCTCGATGGACGGTtctgcagagagagagagagagaggacaAGCTGTCGGTGCCACCCACCGGTGTGCCCATCCCAAGGGCACATGGGGACATCATATCCTGCCTGTCCCTACTCACCGGGGCCATCGAGGTACTGGGAGAGGGAGAAGCGCAGGCGGAGGACGATGGGCTCCGTCCGCAGCACCTTCCATGCTGTCGCCACCTCCTCCTGCCGAGGGAGAGCTGTGATTCAGCGCAGCTGTGGGGACCCCCACAGGGGAGGGAAATTTGGGGACCCCCAGGCACATTTCCCCACCCTCCCTGTGCCAACACTGCTGGAGCAACCCGGGGACTCACATCGAGGAAGCTGATGTTCACATGGAGGTCAATGTCCACATCATCGATGGTCCCGTACTCCCTGTGAAGACACGTGGTGCTGTGGTGAGGCTGGCACAGTGCTGGAGTCGCTGCCTGGTGCCCACcgtgccagggcaggcaggcccGCGGGGCAGTGATGGCCACATGTGGCTCCCCGTGTATCAAGTGCATGCACCCCTGAGACCAGGACGGCAGTGGGAGAGTGCCCGGATTGTGGACAGGTGCCTGGGTATGGCACAACCAGGTGCCCAGGGGATGGCATGATCAGGTGTCCAGGGGATGCTGTGGCTGGGTGTCCTGGGGATGGCACAGCCGGGTGCCCTGGGTATGCCGTGGCTGGGTGTCCTGGGGACAGTATGGCTGGGCACCCAGGGATGCCTGAAGCATGGCACAGCCAGGTGCCCCAGTGATGCCGTGGCTGGATGCCTGTGTATGGCACAGTTGGGTGCACCCACCTGACGGCCACGGCATTCTCGCTGTAGATCTCCTTCACGGCCTCGATGTCGGCGTCCAGCTGCGGGTGACGGTACAGGTCGGCAGCGCAGgtcccctgcagcacagcaccccGTGGCATCATGAGACACAGAGCTGCCCCTGCACACTCAGGCTCAGGTTGGGGGGCCCTGAGCCCCCCCATGGCACCCGTGGGACCCGTCACCTGTGGTGCCCACCTGGACGCCGTAGAGGAACTCCTCGGACTCATTGTCCCCGTCGGAGTCATCGTCCGTCCAGTACTGGCCCTTGAGGTCCTGAGGGGCAGAGGGTCGGGGGAGCAGCAGATTAGTGGGGCCAGAGGgttggggggcagcagggatggggggagTGGAGATGGGGGGAGAGGGTTGGGGGGAGCAGGTTGTAGGGGAGAGGGTTGGGGGAGGTGGGTTGCGGGgagaggggatgggggagagggttggggggtggagtggggtggggtgggtgggttgtgAGGGGCAGATTAAGGGGGAGTGAATTTGGGGGGTAGCAGTTTGGGGGAGTGGGTTGTGGGGAATGATTTGAGAGGAACAGTTTGGGCGGCATGGGGTGTAGGATGAGGGGAGTATTTtggggggctgtgggatggggcagtgggatgggagCAGTTTGGGGAGCAAACAGGACGGGGGAGCAGTTTTGGGGGAGTGGGATGGAGCAATGGGATGGGAGCAGTTTGGggggcagtgggatggggggcaGTGGGATGGAGCAATGGGATGGGAGCAGATGGggggcagtgggatggggggagcAGGTAGCAGGGAGCAGGATGGGAGGCAGCAGATTGggggagcaggatggggagaGCAGGATGGTGGCAGTGGGGGAcacacagcaggatggggacagcgggggggggcagcaggggacacagcaggatggggacagcgggggggggcagcaggggacacacagcaggatggggacagcggggggggggcagcaggggacacacagcaggatggggacagcggggggggcagcaggggacacagcaggatGTGGACagcgggggggggcagcaggggacacacagcaggatggggacagcggggggggcagcaggggacaCACAGCAGGATGTGGACGAGGGGCGGGTGGCCCGCGCACAGAGCCGCTGGGGGGGGCCTGGTCCATCGCGACAGAGTGGGGGTCCTGCCCGGCCCACCCCGTCCCCCTCCCGTGCCGGGGGCCACAGGGCCACTCAGGGCCACCGAGGGCCACCCGAGGCCCGgctcccccctcctcccgccCCGAGTAGGCCCCGtcccgccgccctccccgcccACCACCCCCGGGGcctgccgccgctgccgggcCCGGAGGGGGtgcccgcgccccccgcgccccccggccgGCCCCCCCTCACCATCTCAGCGGCGCCCGGGCGGGCCTGCCACCGCCTCCATGctgccgggcgggcgggcggccaTCGGGCCTTGACGTcaggccccgccgcgggcccggGCGCCACCGCCGTCACCCGGCAACGCTGCCGCTGACGTCACCCGTGGGGACCCCCGCACCCCCCGGTACTCCCAGCAGGGCCCCGGGGACCCCGGGCCCGCGGCGGCCGTGACACAGACCTAAGGGGCTGGCCGTGGgccccagtgtccccagcacAGTGCCCCCTGGTCCCTGTGGCCCCGGCTCAGGGTCCCGCATGGCCCCAGCACAGGGTCCCCCACGGGGTGGCCACGGTGGGTCCCCCCACGGCGTCCCCATGGCTGAGCACAGAGTCCCCAGCACAGGGTCCCCATGTCCTGGGCACAGGGTGGCCACCTTGGGTCCCcacatggctgccagggtgTCCCCATGGTCCTGCTCAGGGTCCCCCAtggccccagcacagggtgGCCACCTTGGGTCCCCACAGGGCTGGTACAGTGTCTCCGTGGTCCAGCACAGGGCGGCCATCTTGTGTCCCCACATGGCTGGCGCAGTGCCTCCACAGCCTAGGACAGGGTCCCCAGCGTCCCCAGCACAGGGTGGCCACCTTGGGTCCCcacatggctgccagggtgTCCCCATGGTTCAGCACAGGGTCCCCAAGGCCCCAGCACACAGCGGCCATCTTGGGTCCCCATAGGGCTGGCACAGGGTCCCCAGTGCAGGGTGGGTACCTTGGGCCCCCACATGGCTGGCAGGgtgtccccacagcccagcacagggccTGCATGGCAGGTCCCCGTGTCACCAGTGCATCCCCAGTGTCACCAGAGTCCCAGCATGGAGCAGCCATGATGggtccccagcatccccagcaaAAGGTCCCCATGGTCCTGGGACAGGGTCCCCAACACCTCCAGCTGGGggtccccagtgtccccacaGACGTGACACAGGGCGCCCATGCTGGCTCCCCACACAGCTGGCACAGTGTCCCCACGGCCCCACTGCAGAGCGTCCACCTTggcccccccgcacccccaggGCTCAGAGGCTCAGGACCCTCCAACGTCGCCCCAACCGGCGCCAGTCTGTGGGGGTGAGCTGTAGGGGACGCGGCCTCTTTAAGAGCAGCGGGACGAGGCGCGACGCCTTTatgcgcggcgggcggggcgcgggccctttaaggcggcggcggccgctcTTCGGCTGCGTGCAAAAAATCGCAGCGCCTCCCGCGCCTTGTGCGTCCGCCAGAAAAAGGAGTCCCTGCGCCCCGCCTCTTCCCGCCCCCGtcgcggggcgggcggcggaggAATCTGTGGCGGGGGGGCGGAGGGCGGTGCTTCGACCCCCGGGATCACCTtggcggagcggcggggcggcacGCAGAGCGGCGGCGGCTCTCGGAGAGGACGCGTGTGAGGCGAGGTCGGGCGGCGGCAGGTAACGGCGGCCTGAGGGCCAGCGGGCGGCGGCGAGGGAGCATCGGTACCCGCCGCCATCGGCTCCttcccgccgccgggccggggtcTCCCTCAGTCGGCGTTgaggggccgcggggcgggggggggggcgccgggcACGTGGCGCAGCCGCGTCCCGCCCAGCCTCGGGCTCGGGAGTGCCGGCCCTGCCGCTCTGCCGGGGGGgagccccgggccgggggccgcggtGGGTCGGTCCCTGAGGCGTGGTGCcggggggcggtgcggggcctGGGCTGCACCGTCCCGCCCGTGTTCCTGATGGTCGGGCCGGGCCTGAGCCTACTGGGAGGCTGAGTCAGATGGGGACAGAGCGGAGCGCTTcgccgcccccccacccccctacccGAGGGCCGTTGGCTTCCATCAGCGTACGGCTCGCTAACAccagcagtgatgctgcagcctctgtcctccccgccccccccgcccggaGGAGAAGGCCCCTTCTGAATTTATCTTCTTCCGTAATTATGCCTGCTTAAACACGTCCAGTTGATTTGGACAGACCCTTGAACTGTGAAAACGTCCGAAACGTGTTTAAACCCTCTTTGCAGGGCTAGCTGGGCATGAATGGTGCTTTTGTGGGTGGACAATGGCAACCTCCCGACTGTCTCCTCAGAGTAATAAAAGTAAACTGCAGTCTCTAAAAACCTGCTTTGGTCTGATAAGGCCACTGGTTATTGGTGAGGCCCAGGTTAACAGGAGTCGGTGCTCTGCAGAGGTTAGTGCAATTTTAATGTCTTTGCTTTCCAGTTAAGTCCTGTTCCTGCGAAGGGCTGCTGCTAACTGTGACTTGCCTTGGTCTAAAGGTTGGATGACAAAGAGTTTTTTTGTTACCCTGATACCTCCAGGGAAACTCGAGGGCTTGTGCAACCCAGGAgtgcttaattaaaaaagaaaattaactcctaAGCACATAATTTTATGCCTGACATCCCATTCATAAAGCAGAACTTAGGCTAATTTGAAGGAGTTAAAAGTTTGGTGGCCTGACGGGTCATGCTGATGGCAGCTCATTTCCCAACCATCACCAGGTTAACGAAGGCCTTTTCTTCCGAGGCAGGAAGCTCTCCTGTGAGCCACGTGTTCGGGGATTCTTGCCTTTGAAACCCTTCAGAGAAACTTCACTCTCACTGAACAACAAGCTTGTGGAGGCTGCGGTGCTGCCTCGGAGCCTGTTGCTCTAGCAGAGCAgtctgcttctttctttactACCTATCTCTTTATCTGCCCAAAGCCATAAATTTTGCCAAAACCTTAATTTATATTGGTTAGCTGGACTGGTCCAACACTGTCTTTAATTAGTTTTCTAGACCCCAAGCTGATAGTTTAACTTgatagaaacaaaacatttcctaGGCTGGCTGGACCATGTGCTGGGCCTTGTATCTGCGGGCCGGCCGTTCTCCCTGGGGAAGATGGTGCCGAGGCTGCCGCAGCGCGTGGTGGTGGGTGGCACGTAGGGAATGGGCCTGCAGTACCTTGCTGCTGCCGCCCGGCACTGGGCGCGCACCAAACCTGCATCCTGAAGCTGGGGGTGTAGGAGAGGGATCTGTCCTTCCACCTAgctatatttaaatgtaaaaaaacctcCCTGAACTTTCTTTTATAATGCAAAAAAGACTTTTCCAATTGCCTTGAAGGCAACTAGGTAGTCTGCTCGTGTGGGGCCAGGCTGAAAGGCTCCTTGTCCTCTGTCACACCAGCATGCTGCAAGGTGAAGTTGGTAGGTGTGCCTGCACTACAAATACCCTCGAGATAAGTCTTTCTTCTCACCAGTTATGTGATGCTTGTCACCTCgactcaattttttttaagtctcctGTATGCCTGTGCCCTCCAGGAAGGGCAGGCTTGGCTATGGCGAGGCTAATCCATCTGCATGCAGGGAAAGGGCTGATGTGGCCCAGTGCTGTGCGGGCTGGCCTGACCTTTCTGTCCCACATAACTCATTTGCCAAAAAGCTGGAGAGGCATCTCTGTTGCAGAGCTGTGGGTCAATCCTGTGGAGCTGTGGCTTGCTGTCGGGGACAGCATaggccagctgggagcaggtggTGGCTTCTGGGTCCCGTCCAGCATTGCAGAAAAGAGATGGCATTTTGGGGTGGCCATCTTGTACTTACATAACGGCACAACGCCACCTCTTGCAACAGCTGCCCAGGGGAGAGCAGGTTGTCCTCCCTCTCGGGAGAGGAACTGACAGGCTGTGTTAAAAgcctgctttgctgcagagctgtgtgtcttttttttttttttgttgagtgCCTTTAGCTTCTGGAATGAACAAAGCTGATGTTTTGCTTAGGCTTTTTTTGGGAATCTGAAGGCCTGCCCGGTTTCATAACCCTGCACTTCTCCAA
Encoded proteins:
- the PARP6 gene encoding protein mono-ADP-ribosyltransferase PARP6 isoform X5 yields the protein MDLKGQYWTDDDSDGDNESEEFLYGVQGTCAADLYRHPQLDADIEAVKEIYSENAVAVREYGTIDDVDIDLHVNISFLDEEVATAWKVLRTEPIVLRLRFSLSQYLDGPEPSIEVFQPSNKEGFGLGLQLKKILGMFTSQQWKHLSNDFLKTQQEKRHSWFKTSGTIKKFRAGLSIFSPIPKSPSFPVIQDSVLKGKLGIPEARVNRLMNRSVSCMVKNPKVEVFGYPPPSTQAGVAPFNILVGGHCKNVPTLEYGFLVQIMKYAEQRIPTLNEYCVVCDEQHVFQNGSMLKPAVCTRELCVFSFYTLGVMSGAAEEVATGAEVVDLLVAMCRAALESPRKSIIFEPYPSVVDPNDPKTLAFNPKKKNYERLQKALDSVMSIREMTQGSYLEIKKQMDKLDPLAHPLLQWIISSNRSHIVKLPLSRLKFMHTSHQFLLLSSPPAKEARFRTAKKLYGSTFAFHGSHIENWHSILRNGLVNASYTKLQLHGAAYGKGIYLSPISSISFGYSGMGKGQHRMPSKDELVQRYNRMNTIPQTRSIQSRFLQSRNLNCIALCEVITSKDLQKHGNIWVCPVSDHVCTRFFFVYEDGQVGDANINTQDPKIQKEIMRVIGTQVYTN